A single window of Asticcacaulis sp. AND118 DNA harbors:
- a CDS encoding VOC family protein, whose product MTKHHKIDYVEWPATALPETKAFYGQVFGWSFIDYGPTYAALAEAGLDGGFDADAGPVKPLVILYSDDLEASRDAVRAAGGQLSKDIFSFPGGRRFQFTDPSGNKLGVWSDK is encoded by the coding sequence ATGACCAAACACCACAAGATCGATTACGTCGAATGGCCCGCCACGGCCCTGCCCGAAACCAAGGCCTTCTACGGTCAGGTGTTCGGCTGGAGCTTCATCGACTACGGCCCTACCTACGCCGCCCTGGCCGAGGCGGGCCTTGATGGCGGCTTCGATGCCGATGCCGGACCGGTCAAGCCGCTGGTCATTCTGTATTCGGACGACCTCGAAGCCTCGCGCGACGCCGTACGGGCGGCCGGCGGGCAACTGTCGAAAGATATCTTCAGCTTCCCCGGCGGCCGGCGGTTTCAGTTCACCGATCCGTCGGGCAACAAACTGGGCGTGTGGAGCGACAAATAG
- a CDS encoding phospholipid carrier-dependent glycosyltransferase, whose translation MSFTDQLQNRWAQIRTGKWGDEPLMRVLGQEPVLRWLLGFAILCLASFNFARDLNDPRQAFWDESYYVTALERYEGHVASYASHPPLGFMLMKVGRDIVGDADAVDSRFLADIKKTDTRKIPDGYSFTGVRLMGGLFGAVGAVLFYLICLTITREAFSAAIFSLLYVFENALIVHFRAGHLDPFQITFALGGILVWLRAFCDPKKDSWKHAALFGALIGLSFMVKVNTLVLLALPGFTALRDLIRSRWPMDRTVGHIAAKAAAVSGAFAAIVVSIFVLHTLVNPVAPDFKSDAGRKDLPYITEPYKAWLEKRGPLTPQVLYDATNGYFGFMNNDFTGIVKTEKNGSNPALWPVMHKTITYRWDSNKGRTSYVQMAGNLFNWTVGGLALIAALVLLAQRAFQKKPWLDTHEMDVMAAVLGMWGVFMGIHIWLGTQRVMYIYHYFAALLLSFMLLPLLYQVLKSRFTWIEKQKDYVLGAVCLGAAAGFIWISPLTYHQPLTRSECEARNIPFKLVRCEPKVKPAGSSSSSISS comes from the coding sequence ATGAGCTTTACCGATCAGTTGCAAAACCGCTGGGCGCAAATCCGGACAGGCAAATGGGGAGACGAACCGCTGATGCGCGTTCTGGGCCAAGAGCCCGTCCTGCGCTGGCTTCTGGGCTTCGCCATCCTGTGCCTGGCCAGTTTCAACTTCGCGCGCGACCTGAACGACCCGCGTCAGGCCTTCTGGGACGAGAGCTATTACGTCACGGCGCTGGAACGCTACGAAGGCCATGTCGCCTCCTACGCCTCGCACCCGCCGCTCGGTTTCATGCTGATGAAGGTCGGGCGCGACATTGTCGGCGACGCCGATGCCGTCGACAGCCGCTTTCTGGCCGACATCAAGAAGACCGACACGCGCAAGATTCCGGATGGCTACAGCTTCACCGGCGTGCGCCTGATGGGCGGCCTGTTCGGCGCGGTGGGGGCCGTGCTGTTCTACCTCATCTGCCTGACCATCACGCGCGAAGCCTTTTCTGCTGCCATATTCAGCCTGCTTTACGTATTCGAAAACGCCCTGATCGTACATTTCCGCGCCGGGCACCTTGACCCGTTCCAGATCACCTTCGCCCTGGGCGGGATACTGGTCTGGCTGCGCGCCTTCTGCGACCCGAAAAAGGACAGTTGGAAGCACGCGGCGCTGTTCGGCGCGCTGATCGGGCTGAGTTTCATGGTCAAGGTCAATACGCTGGTCCTGCTGGCCCTGCCGGGCTTCACCGCCCTGCGCGACCTGATCCGCAGCCGATGGCCGATGGACCGCACCGTGGGCCATATCGCCGCCAAGGCCGCCGCCGTGTCGGGGGCCTTCGCCGCCATCGTGGTGTCGATCTTCGTCCTGCATACGCTGGTCAATCCGGTCGCCCCTGACTTCAAGTCCGACGCCGGGCGCAAGGACCTGCCCTATATCACCGAGCCGTACAAGGCGTGGCTGGAGAAGCGCGGGCCGCTGACGCCGCAGGTGCTCTATGACGCCACCAACGGCTATTTCGGCTTCATGAACAACGACTTCACCGGCATCGTGAAGACCGAAAAGAACGGCTCCAACCCCGCCCTGTGGCCGGTGATGCACAAGACCATCACCTATCGCTGGGACTCGAACAAAGGCCGCACCAGCTATGTGCAGATGGCCGGCAATCTGTTCAACTGGACAGTCGGCGGGCTGGCCCTGATCGCGGCTCTGGTGCTGCTGGCGCAGCGCGCCTTCCAGAAGAAGCCGTGGCTCGACACGCATGAAATGGACGTGATGGCGGCGGTGCTCGGCATGTGGGGGGTCTTCATGGGCATCCACATCTGGCTCGGCACCCAGCGCGTCATGTACATCTATCATTACTTCGCCGCCCTGCTGCTCAGCTTCATGCTGCTGCCCTTGCTCTATCAGGTGCTCAAAAGCCGCTTCACCTGGATCGAAAAGCAGAAGGATTATGTGCTGGGCGCGGTGTGTCTGGGCGCGGCGGCGGGCTTTATCTGGATATCGCCCCTCACCTACCATCAGCCCCTGACCCGTTCGGAATGCGAGGCGCGCAACATCCCGTTCAAGCTGGTCCGCTGCGAGCCCAAGGTGAAACCCGCCGGTTCTTCTTCCTCTTCGATCTCATCTTAA